Sequence from the Streptomyces sp. NBC_00440 genome:
CCTCGATTTCCATCCGCGCGATGCGCCAGCCCTCCGGTGTCCGGCGCAGTTCGGCCCGGTAGACCCCGCCCACGGTGAAGATGGGGAGGGCCTCCGGGCCGAGCGTGCGCAGGGTCGAGTCGTGGTGCACGTGCCTCATCAGCGCGTTCCAGGAAGCTGTGGTCCTTCCCGAGGCGGCGTCGGTGTGGACCAGGACGTCGGAGGACATGTGCTGCGTGCGGGCGTAGCGCTCGATCGCTTCCTGCGTGTGCCACATGGCGTCGATGCCCTCGGAAGTACCGAGCGGGGTCACCGTCCGCACGTCGTCGGTGAAGTAGGCGCGGGCCCAGTCGTCCGGGAACTCCCGCTCGTCCAGGGTGCGGAAGTAGAGGCTGATGAGAGTGCTGATGTCGAAGTGATCCGCCTGACTCGTCATGGGCCGATCCTGTCGCCCCAACCGCGCTTGAGGTCAACGCCGTGCCGGTCGGCGGCGCTCCGCCTGTCGGGCGCGGTGGCTGTGGAAGGGGCAGCCCCAGCCCGGTGGACCAAGTCCGGCAGACCCGCTCAGTCCGCCAGGCCCACCAGGCCCACCAGGCCCACCAGGCCCACCAACGGATGTTCCGTAATCCATGGCGGGCGTACGACCGCGCCTGTGGATCACTGGACAGCCCTTGGTTCCCGGCCGGCCCGTCAACCGGTCAGTAGTTCTGGTTCTCGCTCTCCGGGGTCAGCCACTCCATGTTGTCGTGGAAGTGGCGGCCCTGGCCC
This genomic interval carries:
- a CDS encoding nuclear transport factor 2 family protein produces the protein MTSQADHFDISTLISLYFRTLDEREFPDDWARAYFTDDVRTVTPLGTSEGIDAMWHTQEAIERYARTQHMSSDVLVHTDAASGRTTASWNALMRHVHHDSTLRTLGPEALPIFTVGGVYRAELRRTPEGWRIARMEIEAVWTTGTPPHLPTAPRMPEP